In Spirochaetales bacterium, the following proteins share a genomic window:
- a CDS encoding DUF4157 domain-containing protein, which yields MGEKITLSLEIIKLTLLLQKLYTEYGHTRIASPSLSGVDELIRSTENDGDHISGLDAVFRDKAERVLDADFSSVKIHTGSYADRLAKSAGADAVTIGSDIYFADGKYSPETDSGLLLLIHELQHVRQFQRGDRMVYLEDEATHEYEAAKVEEILSAFRFHDTDNSLFSEDPDLHAGRPDEEAVTDGSQPRRLHHITGSSLDDFRMRRDKPIIELILPNGKKVRLTRRQYDKVKEEVKKTLLSRIEEEKHMMTSEDYAAFMLKIFGGP from the coding sequence ATGGGTGAAAAGATAACACTATCCCTAGAAATCATCAAGCTGACCCTGCTGCTTCAAAAACTCTATACGGAATACGGCCATACGCGTATCGCTTCTCCATCGCTATCCGGAGTGGATGAACTGATCCGCAGCACGGAAAACGACGGGGACCATATCAGCGGACTTGACGCCGTTTTCAGGGACAAGGCCGAACGGGTGCTCGATGCCGATTTTTCATCCGTAAAAATTCATACCGGCTCCTATGCCGACCGCCTCGCGAAGTCCGCCGGGGCCGATGCCGTGACAATCGGGAGTGATATCTATTTTGCCGACGGCAAATACTCTCCGGAAACCGATTCCGGGCTGTTGCTTTTAATCCATGAACTCCAGCATGTCCGCCAATTTCAACGGGGAGACAGGATGGTGTATCTTGAGGACGAAGCGACCCATGAATATGAAGCGGCAAAAGTGGAAGAAATACTTTCCGCATTTCGCTTTCATGATACCGACAACTCCCTCTTCTCGGAAGATCCCGATCTTCACGCCGGCCGTCCCGATGAGGAAGCGGTTACGGACGGATCACAGCCGCGGCGCCTGCATCATATAACGGGAAGCAGCCTCGACGATTTCCGGATGAGGCGCGATAAACCGATCATCGAACTGATCCTCCCGAACGGAAAAAAAGTAAGACTGACCCGAAGGCAGTACGACAAGGTGAAGGAAGAAGTGAAAAAAACGCTGCTCTCAAGGATTGAAGAAGAGAAGCATATGATGACGAGTGAGGATTATGCCGCATTCATGTTGAAAATATTCGGGGGGCCATGA